The Verrucomicrobiota bacterium nucleotide sequence ACGACGACGCGCTCGACATGATTCACTCGGAGCAGCTCGACATCATCGTCGTCACCTCGCCCGACTGGATGCACGCCGAGCACTCGATCGCCGCGCTCGAGGCGGGCGCGCACGTCTTGTGTGAGAAGCCGCTGTGCGACACGCTCGAGGACGCGCAGGCCATGATCGCCGCCGTCGAGAAGACGAGCCTTTGCCTGCTCGTCGGCCACGAGGTGCGCCAGACGCCCATGTATGTTCGGGCGATGGACCTCGTGCGCGCGGGCACGCTCGGCCGGCTCTGCTACGGCGAGTCGTGCTACCTGCACAACTTCGAGGACCACGCCGGCTGGACGCCGTGGCGCGGCGAGCCGCGCTATCGCATGTTCACCTCCGGCGCGTGCCATCCCGTCGACCTGCTGCGCTACTTTTTCGGCGACGTCGCTGAGGTGCATGCCTACAGCATTGCCATGAGCACAATCATCCACGCGGCCGATCTCGACACGATCGTGACGCTCATGCGGTTCGACAGCGGCGCCATCGGGCGCATCGTCGGCTCAGGCGGCGTCAAACGCGCCTACGAGCTCAACCTGCGGCTCTACGGCGACAAGGGCACCTTCGAGGGCAACAACGAGAGCACCGAGGCGCTGCTCCACGTCGAGACCGGCATCCACAAGTTCGACGTGAGCAAGGTGACCTCCGAAGTGAACTCTCACCCGATCGGCCCGCAGACAGACAATATGATCGCTGCCATCCGCACGGGCGAGCCGCTGCTTGTCGACGTGTACGAGGGCGCCAACTGCATCGCCGTGTGCGAGGCGATCCGCGAAGCCGCCCGCACGGGCAGAACGGTCAAGCCCCACCGCTTCGTCCGCCCCGACGCCGCTAGGGCCTGCTACGTCGAGACCGCGGGCAGGTCGTAGCGCCGGTGTCCCGCCGACTGTCCTGCGGGCATCTTGCCCTCAGGTGGATATCCGTTCGCACACGGCAGCGCCGGCGCCACGCCGATGGCCACCGCTCTCCATCTGTGGTATCTGTGTGATCTGTGGCTACTCCAAGGGTGCAACGATGAAGATCGACGACGTGGTCATTGTGCTCGTGCGGCCGAAGGTGCCGGGCAATATCGGCAGCGCGGCGCGCGGTATGAAGGTGATGGGCCTGAGCGAGCTGCGCCTCGTGCAGCCCGAGGCCGATCACCTCGCCGATGACACGCGTTGGCTCGCCTACGGCTCCGAGGACGTGCTCGAACGCG carries:
- a CDS encoding Gfo/Idh/MocA family oxidoreductase — its product is MSEGRGENKVLRVGVIGLGWGAVHAQEFASRDGVELAAVAEPLREIRDKQLPKIEAQPAVYDDALDMIHSEQLDIIVVTSPDWMHAEHSIAALEAGAHVLCEKPLCDTLEDAQAMIAAVEKTSLCLLVGHEVRQTPMYVRAMDLVRAGTLGRLCYGESCYLHNFEDHAGWTPWRGEPRYRMFTSGACHPVDLLRYFFGDVAEVHAYSIAMSTIIHAADLDTIVTLMRFDSGAIGRIVGSGGVKRAYELNLRLYGDKGTFEGNNESTEALLHVETGIHKFDVSKVTSEVNSHPIGPQTDNMIAAIRTGEPLLVDVYEGANCIAVCEAIREAARTGRTVKPHRFVRPDAARACYVETAGRS